Proteins from one Gammaproteobacteria bacterium genomic window:
- the hemF gene encoding oxygen-dependent coproporphyrinogen oxidase: MSSPNVNAVKDYLLGMQQEICRQLEEEDGGARFIEDAWEREQGGGGRTRVLTDGAVFEQAGVNFSHVFGNKLPASATAHRPELAGRNFQAMGVSLVIHPRNPYIPTSHANVRFFIAEKEGEDPIWWFGGGFDLTPYYAFEDDVVHWHRVSRDACLPFGKEVYPRYKQWCDEYFFLKHRNEPRGVGGLFFDDLNEWGFDKSFAFMQSVGDHYIKAYRPIVARRKENEYGSRERDFQLYRRGRYVEFNLVYDRGTLFGLQTGGRTESILMSLPPLVSWRYNWKPEAGTAEAKLYEEFLKPKDWLAKRG, from the coding sequence ATGAGTTCACCCAACGTCAATGCCGTCAAAGATTATCTGCTCGGCATGCAACAGGAAATCTGCCGCCAGCTGGAAGAGGAAGATGGCGGCGCGCGCTTCATCGAAGACGCGTGGGAGCGTGAACAAGGCGGCGGTGGCCGCACCCGTGTGCTCACCGATGGCGCCGTATTTGAACAGGCGGGCGTAAATTTCTCGCACGTCTTTGGCAACAAATTACCCGCCTCCGCCACGGCACATCGCCCAGAACTTGCGGGCCGCAATTTTCAGGCCATGGGCGTGTCGCTGGTGATTCATCCGCGTAATCCCTACATTCCCACCTCACACGCCAATGTGCGTTTTTTCATTGCTGAAAAGGAGGGCGAGGATCCAATCTGGTGGTTCGGCGGCGGCTTTGATTTAACGCCATATTATGCATTTGAAGATGACGTCGTGCATTGGCACCGCGTCTCCCGCGATGCCTGCTTACCTTTCGGCAAAGAAGTGTATCCACGCTATAAGCAATGGTGTGACGAATATTTCTTCCTCAAACATCGCAATGAACCGCGCGGTGTTGGCGGTTTATTCTTCGATGATCTCAATGAATGGGGCTTTGATAAGAGCTTTGCCTTCATGCAAAGCGTCGGCGATCACTACATCAAGGCCTATCGCCCCATTGTCGCCCGCCGTAAAGAAAACGAATACGGGTCGCGCGAACGGGATTTCCAGCTTTATCGCCGCGGCCGGTATGTTGAGTTCAATCTGGTCTACGACCGCGGCACCTTGTTCGGTTTGCAAACCGGCGGTCGCACTGAGTCCATCCTCATGTCGCTACCACCACTCGTTTCCTGGCGCTATAACTGGAAACCGGAAGCGGGCACGGCCGAAGCGAAGCTGTATGAAGAATTCCTCAAGCCGAAAGACTGGTTGGCGAAGCGCGGATAA